In Montipora foliosa isolate CH-2021 unplaced genomic scaffold, ASM3666993v2 scaffold_420, whole genome shotgun sequence, the following proteins share a genomic window:
- the LOC137988489 gene encoding uncharacterized protein, with product MTVISSAMPDDVGIPKRLQKASLGFIPNPKGKRSLYYMSIMKEAHTKMRKDGESDESFKKRFTAERSRQFDLLMSEEAAFQREDGCSEGLGELLQPEYQLRPSDGRRLNYVIKEHKEAVEKLKGLLKILSDHDSMLFQANGITLKHEKKFHHDFNVEHIARIEAKLLNVSGELENIEKKGLTGNYASKKRKLKENRRKSKSRKRKRFENNVRRVYHICVANPLAKELPSCLLYPPSLTIPEACINVEDVAAVLLTRDAAFIAHLLQSNCFSNAAGSRLITNLNPEVRNRMYCFLHPEDYSSNVGDTNKDEEENDEEEEEGEDNEEEQEEEEEEDSDDEIKENVENDELDTL from the exons ATGACT GTAATAAGCTCTGCAATGCCTGATGATGTAGGCATCCCAAAGAGACTCCAGAAAGCAAGTCTTGGTTTCATTCCTaatccaaaaggaaaaagatCGCTTTACTACATGTCCATCATGAAGGAAGCTCACACCAAGATGCGAAAGGATGGTGAAAGCGACGAATCCTTTAAAAAGCGATTCACTGCTGAACGATCCAGGCAGTTCGATCTTTTGATGTCAGAGGAGGCCGCTTTTCAAAGGGAAGATGGTTGCTCGGAGGGGTTAGGAGAACTACTACAACCAGAGTACCAGTTAAGACCAAGTGATGGACGGAGACTGAACTACGTTATAAAAGAACACAAAGAGGCTGTTGAGAAACTGAAAGGGCTGTTAAAAATTCTCAGTGATCATGACTCCATGCTCTTCCAGGCGAATGGCATTACCCTGAAGCATGAAAAGAAATTCCACCATGACTTCAATGTGGAGCACATCGCTAGGATTGAAGCAAAGCTGCTAAATGTTTCAGGGGAATTAGAAAACATCGAAAAAAAGGGCCTCACAGGAAACTATGcgtcaaaaaaaagaaaattaaaagaaaaccgTAGGAAATCAAAGAGCAGAAAACGCAAACGGTTTGAAAACAACGTCCGACGCGTGTATCATATCTGCGTTGCAAATCCCCTTGCAAAAGAGCTTCCCAGTTGTCTTCTTTATCCTCCCTCCCTGACAATCCCGGAAGCATGCATAAACGTTGAAGATGTAGCAGCAGTGTTGCTAACACGGGATGCAGCATTCATCGCTCACCTACTGCAATCAAACTGCTTCAGCAACGCGGCAGGAAGCAGGCTGATTACCAACCTTAATCCAGAAGTAAGAAACAGGATGTATTGTTTCCTGCATCCTGAAGATTATAGCTCAAACGTCGGAGACACGAAcaaagatgaagaagaaaacgacgaagaagaggaagaaggggAAGACAACGAAGAAGAacaggaggaagaagaagaggaagataGCGACGACGAGATCAAAGAGAACGTCGAAAATGATGAATTGGACACCTTGTAG
- the LOC137988517 gene encoding uncharacterized protein encodes MSKDVFILGDFNCDMLNPDKPPMQGRDLMDIMDIFAFENLISGATRITDNSQTLLDLVLTNSKLRVFQAGVCNPHVSDHALVYAILRVFLPKCRSQKICFHSMKNFDVDKFCDDLNYAPFVTVMNSFEDVNDKLFAFESMYTSILDEHAPMKTVRVRGNQVPFMNDEWRKAIRYRNRLWKLFINDRSDANYAAYKYQRNICTSLRRRAIKIYFRKRSDEMNHLKILANSGIHSVRFYIRGAVLNLMTLSLKKSTYPAAWKKGQTIPKGSDSEIDKTLFRPVTVLPAMNNIFEKILASQLTSYFQGVLSDFLSAYRKHHSCHTTLLHLVEDWKKSLDDGKLVAMVAMDLSKAFDSLPYSLLMSKLRAYGLDNSSCTFLQNYLTGRFQRVKVGDELSCWELNRRGVPQGSVLGPLCFNVFLNDLYFISRVSLNAYADDQQLYGADSDHEALYASLDHELREHHSGSG; translated from the exons ATGTCGAAAGATGTCTTCATACTGGGCGATTTCAATTGTGATATGCTGAACCCCGATAAGCCACCGATGCAGGGTAGAGATTTGATGGATATTATGGACATTTTTGCCTTTGAAAACCTGATTTCTGGAGCGACCAGGATAACAGATAATTCGCAAACATTGCTTGATCTTGTATTAACAAATAGTAAATTGAGGGTTTTTCAAGCTGGAGTCTGTAATCCACATGTGAGTGATCATGCACTGGTTTATGCTATTCTTCGAGTCTTCTTACCGAAATGTAGATCACAGAAAATCTGTTTTCACAGTATGAAGAATTTTGATGTTGACAAATTTTGTGATGATTTAAATTATGCACCTTTCGTTACAGTTATGAATTCCTTTGAGGATGTAAACGACAAGTTATTTGCATTTGAGTCCATGTATACATCTATCTTGGACGAGCACGCACCCATGAAAACTGTGCGCGTTCGTGGCAATCAGGTACCCTTCATGAATGATGAGTGGAGGAAGGCTATTAGATACAGGAACCGTCTTTGGAAATTGTTTATAAATGACAGGTCTGATGCCAACTATGCTGCGTATAAGTACCAAAGAAACATCTGTACCTCATTACGTCGCAGGGCAATTAAGATATACTTCAGGAAAAGATCTGATGAAATGAATCACTTGAAGATCCTCGCCAATTCTGGAATACATAGCGTCCGTTTTTACATTCGAGGCGCGGTTTTAAATTTAATGACATTATCCTTAAAGAAG TCCACGTATCCGGCAGCATGGAAAAAGGGACAGACGATTCCTAAAGGCTCGGACAGTGAGATCGATAAGACCTTATTTCGACCGGTGACAGTTTTACCAGCTATGAATAATATCTTTGAAAAGATTCTTGCATCGCAGTTAACGTCATACTTCCAGGGCGTTCTATCGGACTTTTTGTCAGCTTACCGGAAACATCATAGCTGTCACACAACATTGTTGCATCTCGTGGAGGATTGGAAAAAGAGTCTTGATGATGGGAAACTTGTTGCCATGGTAGCAATGGATTTGTCAAAGGCGTTTGACAGTCTTCCTTACTCACTTCTTATGAGTAAGCTTCGGGCATATGGTTTGGACAACAGCAGCTGCACGTTTTTACAGAATTATCTTACAGGGAGATTTCAGCGGGTGAAGGTTGGCGATGAATTGTCCTGTTGGGAGTTAAATCGACGTGGTGTACCTCAGGGTAGTGTCCTTGGACCGCTGTGTTTCAACGTCTTTCTTAATGACTTATATTTTATTTCGCGGGTGAGCCTCAATGCATATGCTGATGATCAGCAGCTGTATGGCGCGGATAGTGATCATGAGGCCCTGTATGCAAGTCTAGACCACGAGTTAAGGGAGCATCACAGTGGTTCAGGATGA